In Pajaroellobacter abortibovis, the following are encoded in one genomic region:
- the clpB gene encoding ATP-dependent chaperone ClpB has protein sequence MNAEKLTTKSHEAFQAATKNASQSGHPELVPEHLILALLDQEQGIVSALFQKAGGNGDRLRNSLQQHLKGLPRVRGGAGPSPSRRMMELMQRAEEESSKLKDEYISVEHFLLAASKHDSEISSLLKLAGEVTYDKLLSALAEIRGSQRVADRDPEDKFQALEKYCQDLTEAARKGKLDPVIGRDEEVRRVMQVLSRRTKNNPILIGEPGVGKTAIVECIAQRIVSGDMPESLKNKRLISLDMGSLIAGAKYRGEFEDRLKAVLKEVENAAGGIILFIDEIHTIVGAGAAEGSLDTANIIKPPLARGMRCIGATTTGEYNRKIQPDPALDRRFQPVFASQPSVEDTIAILRGIKERYELHHGIHIQDAALVAAATLSDRYITNRFLPDKAIDLVDEAAAKIKMEADSMPAEIDQAQRRLTQLQIEKEAIKKERDANLQSRLDPIGHEIADLEAQIRTMRAQWLREKELIENMRGFQDQLETLRLEAAKAQREGELGRAAEILYGKVPELEKKLEECRGEFARIQEKEAYLREEVTEQDVAAIVAKWTGIPVTKLLQREVDKLLHLEEHLQKRVVGQEEAVAAVSKAIRRSRARLGDEKRPIGSFLFLGPTGVGKTELAKAVAEFLFNDERAMVRLDMSEYMEKHTVSRLLGAPPGYVGYGEGGQLTEPVRRRPYSVILFDEVEKAHHDVWNVLLQVLDDGRLTDGQGRTVDFKNTVLILTSNLGSAATASLEEQVGLSAEERKKMTHAIVLAEVRRAFRPEFIARLDDILVFNRLERQQLARIVEIQLQRVLQRLSRQNFAIEFTSEAKDFLAEVGWDPTYGARPIKKAIQRYMEDPLAINILSSEVLPGSTIRVDHQAEADELEFVFSAPTVAPTA, from the coding sequence ATGAATGCTGAGAAATTAACGACAAAAAGTCACGAAGCTTTTCAAGCAGCTACTAAAAATGCATCACAGTCCGGCCATCCTGAACTTGTTCCTGAGCACCTGATCCTCGCGTTGTTAGACCAAGAACAGGGGATTGTGTCTGCCCTCTTTCAAAAGGCGGGAGGGAATGGAGATAGGCTAAGAAACAGTCTCCAGCAACACCTAAAAGGCCTCCCCCGTGTCAGGGGGGGGGCTGGGCCTTCCCCTTCTAGGCGAATGATGGAATTGATGCAGCGTGCTGAAGAGGAGAGCAGTAAGCTCAAAGACGAATACATTTCTGTAGAACATTTCTTGCTTGCTGCTTCAAAGCACGACAGCGAAATTTCGTCTTTGTTAAAACTTGCGGGGGAGGTTACTTACGATAAACTTCTTTCTGCTTTGGCAGAAATTCGCGGTAGCCAGAGGGTAGCGGATCGGGATCCGGAAGATAAATTTCAGGCGCTTGAAAAATACTGCCAGGATTTAACAGAGGCAGCTCGAAAGGGGAAACTTGACCCTGTGATTGGGAGGGATGAAGAGGTCCGCCGTGTGATGCAGGTCCTTTCAAGGAGAACGAAAAATAATCCTATTTTAATTGGTGAACCCGGTGTTGGGAAAACAGCAATTGTTGAGTGCATCGCCCAGCGGATAGTGAGTGGAGATATGCCTGAGTCCCTTAAGAATAAGCGGTTAATTTCGCTCGATATGGGCTCGTTAATTGCAGGAGCAAAATATCGAGGTGAATTCGAGGATCGCTTAAAGGCTGTTCTCAAAGAGGTGGAGAATGCAGCGGGAGGAATTATCCTCTTCATTGATGAGATTCACACCATTGTGGGAGCGGGTGCAGCTGAGGGTTCACTGGATACGGCGAATATCATTAAACCACCTCTTGCTCGAGGGATGCGGTGCATCGGGGCAACCACGACGGGTGAATATAATAGGAAGATACAACCAGACCCTGCTCTCGATAGGAGATTCCAGCCAGTTTTCGCGTCTCAGCCCTCTGTGGAAGATACCATTGCGATCTTGCGAGGGATTAAAGAGCGGTATGAACTACACCACGGCATCCATATTCAGGATGCTGCGCTTGTGGCAGCTGCTACACTATCGGATCGTTATATCACCAATCGCTTTTTACCGGATAAGGCGATCGATCTGGTGGATGAGGCAGCAGCAAAAATTAAGATGGAAGCGGACAGTATGCCTGCTGAGATTGATCAGGCTCAACGCCGTCTCACCCAGTTGCAGATCGAAAAGGAAGCTATTAAAAAAGAGCGGGATGCCAATTTACAAAGCCGGTTAGATCCGATTGGGCATGAAATTGCCGATCTTGAAGCGCAAATTAGAACGATGCGAGCCCAGTGGTTACGTGAAAAAGAACTCATTGAGAATATGCGGGGCTTTCAGGATCAGCTTGAGACCTTGAGACTAGAAGCAGCAAAGGCGCAGCGTGAAGGAGAGTTAGGTCGAGCCGCTGAGATTTTGTATGGCAAAGTCCCAGAGCTTGAGAAAAAACTCGAAGAATGTCGGGGCGAGTTTGCTAGGATACAAGAAAAAGAGGCTTACCTGCGCGAAGAGGTCACAGAACAGGATGTAGCCGCGATTGTAGCGAAGTGGACGGGGATCCCGGTTACTAAGCTCTTGCAAAGGGAGGTGGATAAGCTGCTTCATTTAGAGGAGCATTTGCAGAAGCGGGTGGTTGGTCAAGAAGAAGCAGTTGCAGCGGTGTCTAAAGCAATACGCCGCTCTCGAGCGCGGTTGGGGGATGAGAAGCGACCGATAGGCAGTTTCCTGTTTTTAGGACCTACGGGTGTAGGTAAAACGGAGCTTGCAAAAGCAGTTGCTGAATTTTTATTCAATGATGAGCGTGCCATGGTTCGGTTGGATATGAGCGAATACATGGAAAAGCATACCGTTTCGAGACTTCTTGGCGCGCCACCTGGGTACGTGGGATATGGAGAGGGAGGGCAGTTGACAGAACCAGTTCGAAGACGCCCCTATTCTGTGATTTTGTTTGATGAAGTGGAAAAGGCTCACCATGATGTATGGAATGTTTTGCTTCAGGTTTTGGATGATGGTCGCCTTACGGATGGGCAAGGGCGCACGGTTGATTTTAAGAATACTGTGCTCATTTTGACCAGCAATCTTGGCTCTGCTGCAACTGCTTCTCTGGAGGAGCAAGTTGGGCTTTCTGCAGAGGAGAGGAAAAAAATGACTCACGCGATTGTGCTAGCAGAAGTTCGTCGCGCGTTCCGACCTGAATTCATCGCGCGGTTGGATGATATTCTCGTGTTCAATCGCCTGGAGAGGCAACAACTCGCGCGTATCGTCGAAATTCAATTGCAGCGAGTTCTTCAACGCCTCTCGCGTCAAAATTTCGCTATCGAATTCACATCCGAGGCAAAAGACTTTCTGGCAGAAGTTGGGTGGGATCCTACTTATGGTGCACGACCCATAAAAAAAGCCATACAGCGTTATATGGAGGATCCGTTGGCGATAAACATCCTATCGAGTGAGGTGTTGCCAGGAAGCACCATTCGTGTGGATCATCAGGCAGAAGCAGATGAGTTGGAATTCGTCTTTTCTGCTCCCACTGTTGCTCCAACTGCCTGA